The genomic DNA AGTAAAATCAGCAGTAATTACCTCATCGCCTGGCTTTAAGCCCAACCCCATCATGGCTATTTGCAATGCATCGGTGCCATTAGCACAAGGAATAACATGCTTAACTCCTAAATACTGCTCTAAATTCTTTTGAAACTCGTGAACTTTAGGTCCATTTATGAATGAGGTGTTCTCTATAACTTCTTGAATAGAATGATTAACGACATCTTTTATGCCATTATACTGACCTTTAAGGTCAACCATTTGAATTTTCTTCATCTAGAAAAATTAAGACTAATTTTAATGAATACCCAATCGTGGGTTAACAGTATACAAAATTACAAAATTCCTTTACGCTAACCAATGAATTTGTTTCAAAGAAATGTATTTTAGCACCAAAGAAAAGAATTGAGTTTTATTTACAACATAGGCATTGGCATCTTGCGTTTTGGATTAAAATGCGCCTCCTTATTTAATGAAAAAATCAAAAAAGGAGTTGTTGGTCGTCAAAACAGTTTTAAAGTTCTTAAAAACCATTTAAATTCCGGTGACAAAACGTTATGGTTTCACTGTGCTTCTTTAGGTGAGTATGAGCAGGGGCTTCCTGTTTTTAAAGAATTAAGAAAACGTTATAAACAACACAAAATTGTTCTTAGTTTTTTCTCTCCTTCTGGTTACGAGATTCGCAAAAACTCACCAATAGCAGATATTGTTGTTTATTTACCATTAGACAGTAAAAAGCTTTCAAAACGATTTGTAAATCTTCTTAATCCTGAACTTAGTGTTTTTGTTAAGTACGATATTTGGCCTAATTTTTTAAATGAATTAAAAAGAAAAAAGTGCCGCGCTATTTTAATTTCAGCTGCCTTTAGAAAAAATCAACCTTATTTTAAATTCTATGGTAAAGCATTAAGGCGTGCTTTATTTACTTTCGAACATATTTTCACCCAGAATGACGTTTCAAAAGCATTGCTGAAATCGATAAACTATAACGATGTGACTGTTAGTGGGGATACTCGTTTCGATCGTGTTTTTAGTCAATTAGAATTAAACAACGACTTACCTTTTATTGAAACTTTTAAAGACGATAAATTATGTGTAGTTGCAGGTAGTACATGGCCTGAAGACGAAAACTTACTGATTGACTATATTAATTCCAGCAATCATAAAAACGTAAAATTTATTATTGCGCCCCATAACATAAAGCCTTCTCAAATAAATAATATCCAGGAAAAGCTAAACGTTACATCTGTTCTATATTCTAAAAAGGACGACAAACAACTAGCCAGTGCTCAGGTTTTTATAATAGACACTATTGGAATACTTTCCAAAGTCTATAGCTATGCAAATATTGCCTATGTAGGCGGTGCTATGGGACATACTGGCTTACATAACACTCTAGAACCTGCTGTATTTGGAGTACCCATTATTATTGGCCCTAATCATCAAAAATTTCCAGAGGCTAATGCCATGATAAATATCAATGGTATGTTCTCTATTTCGAATCAAGAATCGTTTAATACTATTTTAAACGAATTGATTCAAAACAAGGAAAAACGTTTGTCTTGTGGGAAAAATTGTAGCGATTATATTCAAAAAAATAAAGGTGCCGTCATCCAAATAATAGATTATCTGCGTATATAGTGTATTTCGTAGAATAATTGTTAAAAAAATTAACATAATATTCTTAGAATATACTAAAAGTTATTAAATTCGTGACTAACGTTTTAATACCTGATTAGTAATCAGTATTTTAACACTCAAATAATTAACACTAAAACAAAGAACAATGAAAAAATTATTATTAAGTACTGCTTTATTACTTGTACTAAGTTTATCTTTTACTTCTTGTAGAGATACTAAAAAAGCTGAAGACGCTGCTGATGCGGCTGTAGAAGCCGCTACTGATGCTGCAGAAAACGCTGCTGACGCTGCCGGAGAAGCTGTAGAGGCTGCTGCTGATGCCGCTGGAGAAGCTGCTGATGCGGCTGTAGAAAGTGCTACTGAAGCTGTAGAAGGCGCTGCTGATGCTGCCGGAGAAGCTGTAGAAGGTGCTGCAAAAGCTGCTGGTGAAGCAGTAGATGCTGCTGCTGACGCTGCAAAAAGCAAAGTTGAAGAAGTAAAGAAAGAAGCTGGTCACTAATACCAACAATATTCTTTAAAAAAAGACTGCTATATGGCAGTCTTTTTTATTTATATACGTTTATTTAATACCTATTAAAAAACGATCATTATTCTCTACTACCAATAAAATGCCTCTATTAAGCCTACTTCGTAAGATTATACCTTCGTAATGTTTCCTTAATTTAAGAAACTCCCAATCACCCTTCTTTTTATTTGAATTAAAAATAGTATCATTAATTGATTATAAAAGGCAATTTAATATGTATCAATACATCTATTTTTGTAAAAAATATTCATAAAAAGAATTATTTCGGCTTTTATTTTAAGAACAAAATTTACAAAACCAGCTTAATATATGCCTTATAGTCTCCCGGGATACTTCAATGAGATTTAAACAACTAAAAAATGTTTTATTATTATGAAAATAAAATCTAAACTTATTATATATATAATAGTAACAATAATGTTTATGGCCTGCACCGATAATCACAATGAAAATACTATAACTCATTCTAATGTAAATCTAATCAATGAAAAAGTAGATTCTCTCATTAAAATAATGACTCTAAAAGAAAAAATTGGTCAAATGAACCAATATAATGGCTTTTGGGATGTTACCGGCCCTGTTCCTAATGGTGGGGATGCTCAGAAAAAATACGAACACTTAAAAAATGGACTTGTTGGTTCTATGCTCACTGTAAGAGGTACAAAAGCTGTTAGAGCTGTACAAAAAATTGTTGTGGAAGAATCCAGACTAGGCATTCCATTAATAATTGGTTTTGATGTTATTCATGGCTATAAAACGTTAAGCCCTATACCGCTGGCAGAAGCTGCCAGTTGGGATTTAGAAGCTATAAAAAAATCTGCTCAAGTCGCAGCGGCAGAAGCATCTGCATCAGGTATAAATTGGACGTTTGCTCCAATGGTGGACATTTCTAGAGATGCTAGATGGGGACGTGTTATGGAAGGCTCCGGTGAGGATCCCTTTTTAGGAAGCAAAATTGCAGCAGCAAGAGTTAAAGGTTTTCAGGGAGATGATCTATCTGCGGTCAATACTATAGCTGCTTGCGCTAAACATTTTGCAGCTTATGGGTTTTCTGAAGCTGGAAAAGAATACAACACAGTAGATATTGGAAGCTCGACATTACACAATATAGCATTACCTCCATTTAAGGCTGCTGTAGATGCCAATGTTAAGACTTTAATGAATGCTTTTAATGAGTATGATGGTGTACCTGCAACTGGAAACAAATATTTATTAAGAGACATCTTAAAAGATAAATGGAATTTTAAAGGTTTTGTAATTTCCGATTGGGCCTCTATAAAAGAACTCGTTGTATGGGGCTACGCAAAAGATAACAAAGACGCTGCTAAAATGGCGGCATTAGCTGGTTCTGATATGGATATGGAATCACATATTTACATTTCTGAATTAGAGCAACTAGTAAAGGATGGTGTAATAAGTGAGACTATTATTGATGATGCTGTTAGCAGGATTTTAACTGTAAAATTTGAATTGGGATTATTTGACGATCCATACAGGTATTGTGATGAAACCAGAGAGAAGGAAATTGTAAACAACCCAAAACATTTAGATGCCGTACTAGACATGGCAAAGAAATCTATTGTTCTGCTCAAAAACGAAAATCAGTTATTACCTCTAAAAAAAGAAGGACAAAACATTGCTTTAATTGGTGCTTTAGCAAATGAAAAAAACAGCCCGCTAGGAAGTTGGAGAATTGCCTCAAAAGACAATACCGCAGTTTCGGTACTAGAAGGCATGCAAAACTATAAAAACAATAATTTAGTTTACAAAAAAGGAGCAAATGTATTTATTGGAGACGTCCAATTCGTTAATGAAATTGAAATAAATACTACTGATAAAAGTGAATTCAAAGACGCTATAACTGTAGCTAAAAAAGCGGACGTAGTCGTTATGGTTTTAGGAGAACATGGTTTTCAAAGCGGTGAAGCCAGAAGTAGAACAAATATTGATCTGCCCGGTGTTCAACAAGAATTATTAGAAGCCGTTTATAAAGTAAACAAAAACATTGTTTTAGTATTAAATAACGGAAGACCGTTATCTATCAATTGGGCAGATAAACATATCCCTGCCATTCTTGAGACATGGCAACTTGGCACACAAGCAGGAAACGCAGTGGCACAGGTGTTATATGGAGACTACAACCCTAGCGGAAAGCTTCCTATGACTTTTCCTAGAAATGTTGGCCAAATACCAATATATTATAATCACAAAAACACAGGAAGGCCTGTTAAAGATGAGGGCAATCCTAATTTAGTCTTTTGGTCTCATTATAGCGATGTAGAAAACACACCACTTTATCCGTTTGGTTACGGTTTAAGTTATACGACTTTTGAGTATGATAATTTAATACTTAACAAAAAGGTGTTTGACATTGACGAAGACGTCCATATTTCTGTCAACATTACCAATGCAGGAAAAGTAGCAGGTAAGGAAGTTGCTCAACTTTATATTAGAGATCTTGTAGCAAGTATAACACGTCCCGTAAAAGAATTAAAAGGGTTTGAATTAATCGAATTGCAAGCTGGTGAGACCAAAACAGTACATTTTATTTTAAACAAAGACCGTTTAGGTTTTTATAATAATCAAGGGGAATTTATCATTGAACCTGGAGACTTTGACGTTTTTGTTGGGGGCCGCTCTGATAAAACTTTAAATACGCATTTTGAACTAAAATAATAGCGCTTTAATATAGCTAACCTGAGTTCGACGTAAACTTTATTAAAAACATCTTATAATCCAACGAAATACAGTTGTTTGTCATGTCGACGGAGCGAAGCATGAGTGACGAGACATCTCATCATGATGAGATTCCTCCTCGTTCCTCGTCGGAATGACATGATTTCTTCTTTAAAACCTTTTAAGTGTCTAATTATCAGTTTATAACATATCGAACTAACATTAGCTAGGAAAAAAGAGGTTCTCTAAAAAATAATATACCTACAACGTTAATGCTGGTAACACCTACCATTAGCACTTTTCGTTTTGCGCTTACAGCGTGATCCAGATTTTGTTTTTCCAGTGCATTGGGTTGCCGTGGTTTTTTTTCTTGATGCACTACCTTTATTATCGCTTGTTAAAGAAGTTGAAGTTGTTGTCTCCTTTTTTGAATTATTTGCAGTTGGTTTACAAACCAGACATTTAGTATAGCCTCGTGATTTTGCTTTTTCTAAAGTCATTTCTTTTTTGGAATACTTTAAATATCTACAATTTCCTTTATGATATTTAGCTCCTGTTTTTGTAACATAAACTGCTTGAGACGAAACATTTATGCTAAATGTCAGCGTAAGCACAAACAATACTATTTTTAAAGCTCTCATTGTTTTACAGCCTTCTTCTTATTACCTCTCCAGACCCAAGGTGCTATAGCATTTTCATCCACCCATAAACCAACCCGATTTAATTTAGCGTTATCCTCAAGACTTTGTAAAATAGTATCCTTAGAGTATTTTTTATAGTGCCATGCCAATCCCTGTTTTACTAGTTCATAACTTAAGTTTAAGGAATCACCATAAATCACATTGGCAATGTAGCGTTGATATCTATCTCTTTTTAAAACATGAACTGTAACTGTTTTGTTGAATATGGTATTCGACACAAACTGTTTTGCTTTTTTAGAAAAGGGTTGCTTTTTCTCAGGGCAATCTATATTGGCTAGACGGACTTTTATAAGTGTGGAATCTTTTTTTAGAAATTTAAAAGTGTCTCCGTCGGTAATTGCTACGACCTTTCCGATGAAAGTTTCTTTTTTTAGAGTATGTTTTTTGCCAATGAACGACAATAAAACTAAAAATGAAATGATTAATACTAAAGAATAAAAAAACTTATTAAGTATTATTTGCATTTGATAAATTGTACCTATTAGTATGAACTAATATAATGATTTTACTCCTTTAGGATAAAGTCTTTTATAATTTTATCCATATTTGAAGGTAAACTCGCTGTTTTTATCTCATAATAGCCTACATTCATTTTATCAAACCAATCACTCCAATATTTAATGATCACGTCTTCTTCATATGGGTTTTTTATATCTGGATTAATCCCAAGAACTAAAACTTCTAAATCTTGTAAACTGTCAGTTGCAGGGATAAAACCAAAACCATGTTCCATTATCTTATTCTCCCACTTAGCTGTATTCAATTTAAAATTACGAATGTCTTGTGGTCTTATATAAGTAGTTAAATTTCCTTCTTTAATTATATTGTTTTTATGATATATATAACCATCTGTTAAAATCACTAAAATATTTCTATGGTTTTTCTCGATACAATAATCTTTAGCTTTAGTTTTTACAAATCGCCATGTATCTGATCCCACGTATGCAGCATCATTAATAGCAGATTCATAGATTGATTTAGAAATACTATCGTAACTTTTTGATATTTTTAAAATCATTGCCTTTGTTGCATTATCTCTGGTAAAAGACATTTTGAGATGATTGATTTTATTATTTAAGTTTTTATCTGCAGGTTCTGGGTCTAAAAACAATTGAATATTATCATGAATCTTAATACTTTTTTTATTTCTCAAATGAAGCTCGAAACTCTCAGCTATAGATTTTATATAACCAATATCTCTTAAATAAAAATCCATTGCTGGGTTAGGGTATTTTTCAGGGTTTATTCTATCGGACAAATCCAATAAAATACTGATATTAAGATTTGGTCTATTTGATGACAACTTCACTGATGTGTAATCTGCAGAAACCTCATGAATAATGGTTTCTTCTTTCTCTTTTTTGCAAGAGTATATTAATAAGCATAAAATAACAAAAACATAATTATTCATAAGATTAGTTTATTAGTTTGTATAATCTGCCCTCATAACTTTCATCGTCAATGTTATGCTTATCTAAATGTATTTTCTCTTCTTCTTTACATTTTGATAATAATTCATCCCTTCTTTTTAATGAATCGAAATTATCAGCAATAGCTAAAAACCATCCCTTAACATACTCTGTGTGATATGTTAGGTAATGTTTATTAGAAAATATAAAACCGTCAATGGTTCTTTGTAAATCTTCTATTTTCCCCTCAATTCCTGATATTTCTTCTTTTATTGGATTTAACTTAGTAATAAGTTTAGAAATACTTTGTTCTGAATTTTTAATCTCTTCTCTTTTTGATCTAATAAAAGACTTTATTTTATCAAAATTATCATACTCTTTCATTATAAAATCAAATACTAACCCCCAAATAATATACACTACAAATCCAGCAAAAATAATTCCCCAAAATTCTGCTTTAGAAAAAGCTATTCCTATATCGAACATGGGGGAATCTGGTGTTCGCTCAATATCATAA from Flavivirga abyssicola includes the following:
- the bglX gene encoding beta-glucosidase BglX — its product is MKIKSKLIIYIIVTIMFMACTDNHNENTITHSNVNLINEKVDSLIKIMTLKEKIGQMNQYNGFWDVTGPVPNGGDAQKKYEHLKNGLVGSMLTVRGTKAVRAVQKIVVEESRLGIPLIIGFDVIHGYKTLSPIPLAEAASWDLEAIKKSAQVAAAEASASGINWTFAPMVDISRDARWGRVMEGSGEDPFLGSKIAAARVKGFQGDDLSAVNTIAACAKHFAAYGFSEAGKEYNTVDIGSSTLHNIALPPFKAAVDANVKTLMNAFNEYDGVPATGNKYLLRDILKDKWNFKGFVISDWASIKELVVWGYAKDNKDAAKMAALAGSDMDMESHIYISELEQLVKDGVISETIIDDAVSRILTVKFELGLFDDPYRYCDETREKEIVNNPKHLDAVLDMAKKSIVLLKNENQLLPLKKEGQNIALIGALANEKNSPLGSWRIASKDNTAVSVLEGMQNYKNNNLVYKKGANVFIGDVQFVNEIEINTTDKSEFKDAITVAKKADVVVMVLGEHGFQSGEARSRTNIDLPGVQQELLEAVYKVNKNIVLVLNNGRPLSINWADKHIPAILETWQLGTQAGNAVAQVLYGDYNPSGKLPMTFPRNVGQIPIYYNHKNTGRPVKDEGNPNLVFWSHYSDVENTPLYPFGYGLSYTTFEYDNLILNKKVFDIDEDVHISVNITNAGKVAGKEVAQLYIRDLVASITRPVKELKGFELIELQAGETKTVHFILNKDRLGFYNNQGEFIIEPGDFDVFVGGRSDKTLNTHFELK
- a CDS encoding thermonuclease family protein, whose amino-acid sequence is MQIILNKFFYSLVLIISFLVLLSFIGKKHTLKKETFIGKVVAITDGDTFKFLKKDSTLIKVRLANIDCPEKKQPFSKKAKQFVSNTIFNKTVTVHVLKRDRYQRYIANVIYGDSLNLSYELVKQGLAWHYKKYSKDTILQSLEDNAKLNRVGLWVDENAIAPWVWRGNKKKAVKQ
- a CDS encoding 3-deoxy-D-manno-octulosonic acid transferase, producing MSFIYNIGIGILRFGLKCASLFNEKIKKGVVGRQNSFKVLKNHLNSGDKTLWFHCASLGEYEQGLPVFKELRKRYKQHKIVLSFFSPSGYEIRKNSPIADIVVYLPLDSKKLSKRFVNLLNPELSVFVKYDIWPNFLNELKRKKCRAILISAAFRKNQPYFKFYGKALRRALFTFEHIFTQNDVSKALLKSINYNDVTVSGDTRFDRVFSQLELNNDLPFIETFKDDKLCVVAGSTWPEDENLLIDYINSSNHKNVKFIIAPHNIKPSQINNIQEKLNVTSVLYSKKDDKQLASAQVFIIDTIGILSKVYSYANIAYVGGAMGHTGLHNTLEPAVFGVPIIIGPNHQKFPEANAMININGMFSISNQESFNTILNELIQNKEKRLSCGKNCSDYIQKNKGAVIQIIDYLRI